agaaaaggcatcCCAAACTTTCCCAGGTTAGAGGCTGACTACAATGAGAATTTTTACTTCAACTAAGGCTTGCAACAATGTAGACATTGGGGTTAGGGGCAAAGTCCCAAAGTAAGATGTTACAAGAGTTCCAGCAATAGCATTCAATAGCACccaaatttgaaacaaaagtCCTACCTTTTTGGCAGCAGCTCCAACTTTTGCTTTCTTGATACCTCGGACCTTCTTCATTCtgttcttcctttcttttcgcTGTTTGCGAGATaccttcttcttctcaaaCATTCCCTTCTGCTCACAAAGTAGGCAATTGTTTAACAGttcacaaacaaaaattcaaaaatattcaaaaatacTAACCAATGCTAGGCGATGTTTGGGTTCAAACTTCTTGAGGAAATCCATGGAATCATACACTAAAGCAAAGCCAGTAGATTTGCCGCCACCAAAGTTGGTACGGAAACCAAAGCATGAAACAACATCTGGGGTAACTTTGTACATCTTGGCCAGCTTTTCAGAGATCTCCTTCTTGGGAACGGAGGATCTGCCGGGGTGCAAGACATCAACGACCTACAGAAAgcacattttacatttttcttctgtATCAATATATGGTTTTAATAATATACCATCTGTTTCCTGGCCAAAAGCCGGTTGGTCATGAATTTGCGGGTACGAATGGTAGCCGTCACTTCCGCCTACATTAACAAGTACAAAAAAGCTAAATTAATACAACAGAACACACTAATATTTCATCGCTAATATAAGTGTGACAGACGTCGGCACCCAAACACTTATCTGacacaaaattttaagaaTAAGacttcatagaaaaaaaatatcacGCACCATTATGGGATATACCAAAAATATACTCAAACGGAAAAAACGTTAATCAACGGTAGGATGTCTACGAATAAAAGAGATGCGAAAAAGGAACGATAGTTACCATTGTTGGATCGCTTTGCGAAGAGGATGGGAACTCAAGAACACAGTGCAGGGTTgtgaaactttttttcttttgccatgAGATGCATTTGAAAATTGAGAATCTATTAcaataatttttattcaatCTTAAATAGAATTTCTAAAATTCACCTTTAATTTTATAttatagaataaaaaactagGACTAACGTATagttagaaataaaaaataatcgtgaaatatttttcaaatttagataGAACGGCTGGTGTTCTTCAATTGTTTCCTGACGTCATTGAAACCATTTTTTCCGTTGCGTTTATTATGGCCTGTTTCAGTTGGTGAATGTTTAGAAAACTAAGTTTTCCATAATATTCCATGTGTTTTCTTTGATAATGGCGCCCTCAATTGGAGTTAATTTACGTGTAACAGGTCACTGTGATCAGGTAGCATAT
This genomic stretch from Daphnia magna isolate NIES linkage group LG10, ASM2063170v1.1, whole genome shotgun sequence harbors:
- the LOC116931558 gene encoding 40S ribosomal protein S24 isoform X2, encoding MAEVTATIRTRKFMTNRLLARKQMVVDVLHPGRSSVPKKEISEKLAKMYKVTPDVVSCFGFRTNFGGGKSTGFALVYDSMDFLKKFEPKHRLALKGMFEKKKVSRKQRKERKNRMKKVRGIKKAKVGAAAKKK
- the LOC116931558 gene encoding 40S ribosomal protein S24 isoform X4, whose amino-acid sequence is MAEVTATIRTRKFMTNRLLARKQMVVDVLHPGRSSVPKKEISEKLAKMYKVTPDVVSCFGFRTNFGGGKSTGFALVYDSMDFLKKFEPKHRLALKGMFEKKKVSRKQRKERKNRMKKVRGIKKAKVGAAAKK